The sequence ATGTTCATAACCTAAATAAGTCAGATAAAGCATTCAAGACAATAAAGATGACGGTAATAGACTATAAAGGATATGCAACACTGAATAATGATATGTTATTAATTTTTCTGGATGGCTTCAAGCTTTTCCATTACTGTCATTATCAACTCCCTATAATATCTACCAACCAATTAATCTGAAAACACAGACTGTGAATCATGCTTAATGGCAGCGATGTCAGTAAAACAGGAGGGAGGTCATATTTCAAGAGACATAAACCCTATTTTCAATCAGAGATGTCCACTGTCTCAACACGCTTTATGAGTTCATGAATAAAGTACAAGTGTGTACATTGTTTTGAGTGTGTACTGATGTACCTGGTCATTGAGCCAGTTCTGTCCATATAGCGTTCCCAGGTCATCCATTGTCAGAACATGACGTTTGTAGTTGACTCTGAAACTTTTAGCCAGGGCTGATCCTGATGAACGCTGAAAGGACTGTATTAGGTGCTGGACCACTGCTTTCCTAATAAAGAACaaaccaaacacacactcaaCTATTTTACACTCTCTTCTTACCTACAGCATCACATGACATGTCAAGATGACCGTGGATAATGGAATATATTAAATAGCAAAACTGACAAAGATGATTATTTCTAAATTTGACATGATGTAAGAATACTGGTaccaacaggtaaaaaaaaaaaaataataaagtaaatacCCAATTCATCACAATGACTAATCTGACTTGGGTAAATCTGATCAAATGACTATAAAGTTGGAGCCAAACTACAGAAATAAGTTGACAGAAGTTGAGGATTTAGTTGTGTAAAACCTGTGCAAACCTGACAAAAGCCAGTGGCTGAATAATAGGATTGTTTAGGACATAAATTTGAGAACCTCCTTTATAATATAGCAATAATTCGATCAATACAAACCTTGAATGTGTTCATCTATCACTCTGATCTGATTAAAGccttaaaacataaaataaaataacaatcaaAATTTCcctttctctccatttaacctttcttaagtgatttatcaccgtttattataataatatcctgtGTAGTTTGCacttttcctgtgaaaatcatattttcctatatttcatttactgatcatgtagataatcatttaagctcaggttaaagttgaggcttattatattagaagcagagaaaactgttacttttgtggcagtttctaaatgaatttttcttccctttttaacctttattcagtgatttatcaccatttattctaatattatgctctttattttgcatttttaagtgaaaattaggtattttcctatatttaattcactgatcatgtagatgttcagattaTAGTTTGAGGGTTagtctatcaaaaacagagaaaagtgaagaaaaagtgactttcagtaaaatctatcattattaggttatcaaggttattatatcagaaacagagaaaacttaagaaaacacTACTTtatcagtcaaatctatcattaactgaacataaacccagtgtctccatccactgtcattgatccaactccatgggttttactggtgaatcaatgttgtaaaagatgaccgtgtttccatggtaactacagagcctctgaacgtccaaatgggtcatagctgatgaccatggaaagatgacaaactgtattttacaccaattatttacatctattgataggatttgtggatcaacaggtattaaacagtttagatcagtagtttggATCTTAATGGGTTCATATTTGATGCAACGTTTTAAAAGGCTCCTCTCAGTAAATGGATTGAAAATTGAGATGAGCAGTACGCAGCAGTACCATATGAAGGGATAGTTACATCTTATTTGATTAATCTGACTTTTTAAATGCCAAAACAAAATACATAACCTGACATGATAAACCTTGGACTAATTTGTACCTGTGTGGCTGTGAGAATGTCTCATTAAACATGTCCTGCAGCTTCTCAACGATGTCGTCCACATGGATGGGGATCAGACTACCATACTGTTGTAAAGACTCTTCAAGGATTCCTACAGAGAGGATGAAAGAAACAGGGACAGTAAATAAACCAACACCTTCACACTGAGGTAGTCATAGGCATGTGCTGTGTATGAACTAGATGACCAACAGTTTAGCTCCATTTTTGGTCATGACTTACGTTTATTATGTGCATTAAAAGGCTGGAATTaagggagtgatattttacttttttcaaatggaattatgcatttttaaacatttccctgtgggctacataaactgtaaatgctctgcttgggtctgaattcttcattaattcaactccacaggtccatcttcaaccctatttctgagtaatgacaccggaaAGGTTGTTTCAAAcactggctctttaaatgcaaatgagccacttcacaccccacccctctcagttgttgactgtgctgctctgtcccgttcaaccaacaactgaacattttaggtaatcggctcaaagtttggacatattttcagtatggactacaaccgctgctgctgataaacaattatgtcgcactcggagaaatgttcatcggaagtcttcaccttatatgagcacgtgacgtaactagttatagacataacaaattaagcaggaattaaaatgggttgtagaaatccactcgatttttgccaaaatgaatataaagatagctttgcagcacctggagggttcaaattcaaactttttgaactattagggtccaaatacacaaataaatgaaccaaagactaataaaagtgggtttagcaaaatatgacccctttaaaagggACTGTGAGACTTTTCCTCAGATGGCAAGACACCTCCATCTTCATCTTTTTCACTTCAATATTTCACAACAATTGGCGCCAAACGTCGAGCTCAGAAGAGAGTGTCTTCTTGCTGCTGAGGAGTGATGACACTGTGTTCATGGACCCATAAAGGTAAGAGCTTATCTTGCCATTTAACATCCACAGTCTCATCACTTCTCATTGTGAGTAGAATTTAAGCTCTCTCTGACGAAGAATTGATTAACATCTGATTATATCACAAATCAGcaagaacaggacatcttacagctgtagccatgatgtgtcccaatatttttgtccatacactttataaatgttaatatttccttaaagtttgacgggagatttttcttcctgaggtgtgaagaaagtagatggttcgttacattttaaagaatgatttacaaATCAATTTTTATGCCACTACTTACAAAATATACTCACATCTTtccccaaaagtctgctctccccagcataaaaactgccacatctacaacccatggttccccaggGTCAcatactagtaataataataataataatccccaCACCATAGGACCCCCATGGGAAAAATGGAGTGTCCAGTCTCTGAAACATACCAGTCACACAGCTCATGTGTTCCTCAGTGAGGGCCAGCTCCACTGGTTTATCTTCCACTTCgtgtctccctctctcctcctgccTGCCTTGAGAGTAGCCAATTATACGCTTatctggaaggaaaaaaaaacaaatgacattCTCACATTTGACTCTATGCAGACTATTGTACTTTATTTCAGTCTGATAAAAGTAAAATGCTACATTAAAGCATGTGATAGAAGCCTGATGAGATGCAAGGTCATACAGTGAAATCCTATTCTGTCCATTGTGTGTATTTGCAACAGACAACAGCTCTGTGTGTAACTTCTCTGACAATTTCTAGTTACTTTTGCAGTGGAGGAAATGTAACAGCCTACGCCTAAAACAACTACACAGATAATCATAAAGTGTAGAAGAGTTGGGCATACAGCTAGGATACATCTTTTCAGTATTTAAGCAGACTGAAGCAGAAAGGGACAGATCTTAGAatgagtttttcagcttttcatcattttgctcatagggctgggtgataactTGACAGTGAAATATTATTGGATACTGTCATTGTCATGATATAGTGAGGCCCATTAATTTTTTGAGTGACACACATTTCATAATATGTTACTATTCACCACTACAATGGATCTGAAATGAAGTATGAGATGTGACTGATGTATGGACTTTAATTCAGTGGGTCTGAAAAGGTAATTCAGTTAACTGAGAAGCATCTTCACAGCTTTGTGGCCGGCTCCCAGACTATTCTATGGCAACTTAATCAGATAAAAGGTTTGGAAATGATCTCAAATGTTTACTTTGCCTTTGATAACCGATTAGTGGAATTCAAAAATAAGGTCCATAGGTGCAAATGCAAACAAAGGATGCTatcattcagctgaaaaaacaaaatctaTCAGCGGGATAGAATTAAGAATGAATTTGAGACATTCTTAAAAAAGAAAGAGCTCAGCTACACCAAAAATCCTGGAAGACAACAGAAGACTGCTAAAGTAGATGATGGCAAAATTATCTTGTTGGTGAAGGGAAAACTCTTTCACAATATCCAACTAAGAGGCTGTTCACATGTAGCCAGGGATTTTTGAAAAcagatttttctctgcatttgtgccTATCGTTTACATAACAACAACGAGCATGTGCACAGAAAACgaaggtttctaaaaactctggcTAAGGTGGAGATTTCTGCAAATCTCCATTTTTGCGTCTGCATATAAATAGAGGGAAATGCGAAAACGCACATTCTCGGACAGACTTCACAGTTTTCAAAGGAAATATTCTACCAGGTTCACATGTGATGATACAGCttagaggaggaggatggagcagATAAATGAAGTTACAAGtgttaaatgagaaaataaggaagtttggtagtggatgttagcatcttagctaattagcgcaGCTGTTAATGACTACAGAACTAACATGGTTTGACTCAGAGTCCAAACCCTTTTTCACCTCCTCTGTCACATCAAAAAAACAGGTTGTGactgtaaagtaaaaaaaaaaaaagtcaccagctCAACCAATGGCACTGCTCGGACACAGAACCAGGAAATCTACATCTCCATAGGTTGATAGTGGAAGTAATGTTTCATTGTAATTCTTTTCAgaattctgattggttaatggtactccaTCATCCcactacactgccatctacaggtctGGCATGCTCTTGACGGTATAGATATACAGGGCCGTATAAATGCAGAATTTTCCGAAAATGATCACATCTaaacgaattttttttttttttttttttttttaaatggagaggGGGAAATCTCAGTTTTCAAAAATATCCAGCTTCGTTTAAACATAGTCTAAGTCTACAAACAGGAGACATCTTAATGATAAACACAGAGAGTTAATAACAtggaacaatgacaataaaaggaaaaccAGATTATAGGccaggaaacaaacacaaaagcctGTCCAGTTCGGGAATAAAGTCCTCTGGACAGATGAGTCCAAGTACACCAATTCACTTGTACCTGATTAATGTTAAGAAAAATGTATGGAGAAGGAACAGCTTATAATATAAAAGCAGAACACGTCTCCTGTCCAACATGGTGGAGGTAGTGTTATAGCATAGGCATGTATGGTGTTTAAAGTGttcctgtactggtcatgcttgcAGCATTAATTGtcctttgtgtattacttattagcaagagaggcgcaaattcagtaaaaaaaaaaaaagccataaatgcaccacactggacctttttattatgtgaattatacGCGGGGCAGAAACTATGGGGAGCAGTCCACACCAAATGACAGATTGAAAATAGTTTAACACTTAACTTCTATTCATGGACTTCACCTTGAAATATGGTTAGATTCTTTGTGGCTTTGTCTTTTCAGCTGCTAATACATTTTTAAGCTGTGATATATTGACAAttaatctgttttcttttttttatctaaCATGCACACAGCAGTATGATACTATCCTACTGTAGGTTAGTTTAAATGGTATATTTTCTTCACGGTGTTACCTTTTTCAGACTCTGTGAAGTCTCCGTTGTTGCTATCATCATCTCCATTCGTGTACGCTGACTGCAGATACCGTTTCATCCTTCTCTTTTTGCTGTACAGATTGAACCTTAGTGCTCTTCTGCTCGACCGATACTCTCTGGAGCATGACCACTGGGCCCTCTGTCTCCAGCTCTTCCAGTGCAGGGTGAGCCGAACTCCGAACCCTCCGTGAGATCGCAGACGCCGCCAGGTCCTGACCCTTCGGAAAGCCCTGTGCCTGCTGTGGAGGGACCTGAATGAATCCCCTACAGCGGCCTGGAGAGAAGAGTCCTCTACGGTGATATCGCCATTATCTGCCGCCTTCTGTGGGGGTCCATGAAGTTGGAATTGTTGTGAAAGAGGGTGCTGCGCAGACTGTAAAGGAAAGTCTGGAACCTCCCACTCCACCTCTGCTTGGTATCCGTCTCTTTCcacctcgtcttcttcttcatcattatTATCCCAACCTTCACCGTCATCCTCCCCATCCAgatcttcatcttcctcatcaCCTATTGTCTCAATCCTGCCCATcccgtcttcctcctcctcttcctcctcctcctcctcctctacataCTCGCCTCTCCACACCTTCTCTTTCTGCCCCAGTCGGAGGTGCATAGGGCTGGAGATGCTGTGGCCGGACACTGGGACTATGAGGTGCTCTCCAGGGATCCCACCTAAACACATCAACAACCATAGAAGTTACATCAGATGTGTCCACTGTCATTTCAGTACAGTTAAGTCCATGTGGTTAGTTTAAcaacttgtacttttttttttttttttttttaatagggacCTCAATGCTGAGATAGAGCAGATGTCTAATGATCCACCAGTGGGACTGTGCAGTTAAAGTTGTGCCATGTTGTTTATTGCATCCactgtgcaatgtttgtttgttgtcgcCAGTTAATTTTTCTCATagtttattatcattactattattactccTACTATTAATTACATATTCATATtgcttattaccccacccccccaaaggggaagcaaggggtattgtttttggtttgtttctttgtttgtttgttaacactctagcaccaaaactactggttgatttcataccaaatttggttttatagattgaagtttttatgaatttttttattctttttttttctcccattttcttataatgggaaaaatttgacatgtctgtagcggcaaaactattggttgaattcataccaaattgggtttacagattgccagtaaCTAAGAACAgaggtcattacattttgggaaaagtaggtcaaagttcagattttttatgaatttttaaaaaatctttttttctcccatttacttataatgggcgaaatttctcatgtctataaaaccatcaattttgtttcaattttcttaAAACTTGACACATACACAGAGgcgattgatatgctgacatcagcacatgcataggcatgatgacatcagctggatcgatgccaatagGCTACaacatgtgcgaggggtggggtttgttgtgcctggcaccacttgttatttgttgtttctactcgtactttctaatgtgcaattgcctgtttttccaGTAccatttttatagttattgttattactattttcttatatttcttatatgtgcaaattcagtcttgtgctgctattggaacctcaaatTTTCTAAGGGCTCTggaagggatcaataaagttctatctaatctaatgtaatctaaagtcACCAAAACATAATCAGTTGATAAATTggggctcagatggtagagtgggtcgtccaataaccgaggggttggcggttcgaatcctgctctgtcctagtcagtctcgtgtccttgggcaagacacttcaccctccttgcctccagtgccactcacactggtgtatgaatgcgtatgaatgttcggtggtggtcgtaGGCCCGAACTGGccgccacacttctgtcagtctgccccagggcagctgtggatacaaatatagtttaccaccaccatagtgagaatgtgtgagtgaatgaataatgggtcaacaatgtaaagcactttgagtgaccaaaaaagcgctatataaatctaaactctaaatctaatccattattaaatatttatgccTAATTTGACAAAAGCCAAAGTTCCAgcaatttgtatttaaaaagtCTTGGGGATCAACAaacaaagtgacaaacaaacCTTAC comes from Sphaeramia orbicularis chromosome 18, fSphaOr1.1, whole genome shotgun sequence and encodes:
- the senp3b gene encoding sentrin-specific protease 3b, producing the protein MRDSGGSLAQNRWQGDLSLTAVGQDDTGGGGIPGEHLIVPVSGHSISSPMHLRLGQKEKVWRGEYVEEEEEEEEEEEDGMGRIETIGDEEDEDLDGEDDGEGWDNNDEEEDEVERDGYQAEVEWEVPDFPLQSAQHPLSQQFQLHGPPQKAADNGDITVEDSSLQAAVGDSFRSLHSRHRAFRRVRTWRRLRSHGGFGVRLTLHWKSWRQRAQWSCSREYRSSRRALRFNLYSKKRRMKRYLQSAYTNGDDDSNNGDFTESEKDKRIIGYSQGRQEERGRHEVEDKPVELALTEEHMSCVTGILEESLQQYGSLIPIHVDDIVEKLQDMFNETFSQPHRKAVVQHLIQSFQRSSGSALAKSFRVNYKRHVLTMDDLGTLYGQNWLNDQVMNMYGDLVMDSVPEKVHFFNSFFYDKLRTKGYEGVKRWTKNVDIFQKDLLLIPIHLEVHWSLVSVDISRRAITYFDSQRTLNRRCPKHIFKYLQAEAIKKEQQEFLTGWKGFFKMNVGRQNNDSDCGAFVLQYCKCLALGQPFNFGQQDMPRLRRQMYKELCHCKLIL